The DNA window GCATGGCCAGGCGGCCGACCCGGCGGCGCTCCTTCACGCCGAGGACGTAGGCCAGCAGGAACACGAAGACCAGGCCCATCGCGAGGGCCGGGATCATCGGGACGAAGATGTCGCCGGCGTCGAGCTTGAGGGCGGTCGCGGCGCGGGCCGTGGGGCCGCCCCAGGGCAGGGTGTTCATGACGCCGTTGGCGGTGGCCGCGACGCCGGTCATGACCACCAGGCTCAGGCCGAGCCGTTTGTACAGCGGGTACATCGCCGAGACGGTGATCATGAAGGTGGTGGACCCGTCGCCGTCGAGCGAGACGATCGCCGCCAGGACGGCGGTGCCGACGACCACGCGCATCGGGTCTGCCTTGCAGAAGCGCAGGATGCCGCGCACGATCGGGTCGAACAGGCCGACGTCGATCATCACGCCGAAGTAGACGATGGCGAACATCAGCATGGCGGCGGTCGGGGCGAGTTTGCCGACGCCGTCGATGACGTAGTCGCCGAGGTGGGCGCCCTTGCCTGCGAACACGCAGAAGAGCGCGGGGATGAGGACGAGCGCCGCGATGGGCGACATTTTCTTCAGCATGATCAGGACCAGGAAGGTCGCGATCATGGTGAAGCCGAGGATGGTCAGCATGCTGGGAACGTAGGTGCCTCCTCCTTGCGCCAACAAGACGCCAACGCGTGAGCAATACGAGCAAAACCCCAGCTCAGGGCAGGGGCGTCAGGACGACGGGGAAGCCGTTGAGCACCGCCGTGCCCGAGAGCGGGTCGAGCCGGGTGCCGTCGAGCAGCTGGTTGACGTTGGCTCCGGGCGTGGCCGCGGCCACCGAGAGCCGGGTCCCGGCGCGGTCGTGGCCCCAGCCGTGCGGGAGGCTCACCACTCCGGTGCGCAGGGTGTCGGTGATCTCCACGGGAACGTCCAGGCTGCCGCCGTCGGCGGTGATCCGGGCCCGGCCCCCGTCCGTGAGCCCCAGCCGGTCCGCGTCCTGCGGGTGGACCTGGAGAGTGCACCGGTTGGAACCTCCGGTGAGTGCGGGGACGTTGTGCATCCAGCTGTTGTTGGACCGCAGATGGCGGCGGCCCACGAGCACCAGGGCTGCGGGGCGGTCGGCGAGCGCCGTGCGCAGCCGGGGGAGCTCGGCCGCGATCGGGTCCGGGAGCAGCTCGATCCTGCCGCTGCGGGTCTTCAGCACGCCCGGGAGCCGGGGCTCCAGCGGTCCCAGGTCGATCCCGTGCGGCTCCGCGAGCAGCCGCTCCAGGCTGAGCCCCGGCACGGCGACGCCGGCGTCCGGCCCGGCGGCGGCACGGTCGACACGGCCGTCGGCACCGCCGTCGGCAGCGGTATTGGGGGGGGGCTCGGCTGCGGCGGCGCCGAACCTGTCTCCGTACGGCCCGAGTCGGAGCAGCAGGTCGAGCCGACGCTCGGGGCCGCTCCCGCCCGTGAGCAGGCCCGCGAGGCGCGCCGGGTCCTGCCCGTGGAGCGGGGAGTGCGGAGCGGCGGTCTCCTTGGCCAGCGTGGCCTGGATGGCCAGTTCGTCGACGCCGGCCGGGTCGGCGGCGCCGTGCAGGCCCGAGACGGCGAGGATCAGGCGCGAGTGGATCTCGCACTCGTCCATCCGCCCCTCCTCGAGCGGGACGGCGGCGGGCGAGTACCGGGCCTGGTTGTGCACGGCGAACCCGTTGAACGCGAAGTCGAAGTGCCCGCTCTGGGAAGGCGGCGGCGGGGGCAGCACGACGTGGGCGTGGCGCGAGGTCTCGTTCAGGTACGGGTCGACGGAGACCATGAAGTCGAGCCCGGCCAGCGCCCGGTCGAGCCGGTCGCCGTCGGGTGCGGACAGGACGGGGTTGGCGGCGATGGCGAGCAGCACCCGGATCCGCCCCTCCCCCTCGGTCTCGATCTCCTCGGCGAGCGCGGCGGTGGGGAGTTCGCCCTTGGCCTCGGGGTGACCGCTGACGCGGCTCGCCCAGCGGCCCAGGGCGAACCCCTTGCCGGGGCCGGGGGGCCTCGGCGCGGGAGCCGTCGCGGAGAGCGGGAAGAGGGCTCCGCCCGGCCGGTCGAGGTTGCCGGTGAGGATGTTCAGTACGTCGACCAGCCAGCTGGCGAGGGTGCCGTACTCGACGGTGCAGCTGCCGATCCGTGCGTAGACGGCAGCGGTGGGCGCGGCCGCGAGGTCGCGGGCGAGGGTGCGGATCTCGGCGGCCGTGAGGTCGCAGGCGGGTGCTACGGCCTCAGGAGTGAAACTCCCGAGCGCGGTGGCGAGTTCCCCGATCCCCTCGGTGCTCTCCTCCAGCGCGCCGGGGGCCGCGAGCTTCTCCTCGATCAGCGTGTGCGCGAGCGCGGCGAGCAGCAGTGCGTCGCTGCCGGGGCGCGGCGCGAGGTGGCGGTCGGCCAGCTTGGCGGTGCGCGTACGGCGCGGGTCGACGACGACGAGGGTGCCGCCGCGGGCGCGCAGGGCCTTGAGCCGGCCGGGGAAGTCGGGGGCGGTGCACAGCGAGCCGTTGGACTCCACCGGGTTGGCTCCGAGGAGCAGCAGGAAGTCGGTGCGGTCGAGGTCCGGGACCGGAATGGCGAAGGGGTCGCCGAAGAGCAGTCCGCTGGAGACGTGCTTGGGCATCTGGTCGAGCGTGCTGGCGGTGAAGAGGTTGCGGGTCCCGATGGCCTTGAGGAGCAGCGGCGGGTAGAGGGCGCCGGCCATGGTGTGGACGTTGGGGTTGCCGAGGACCAGGCCGACCGCCTGGGGCCCGTACTCCCGGACCATGGCGGGGACGGCGGCGGCGATGGCGTCGAAGGCCTCCTCCCAGGTGGCCTCCTGGAGCCGGCCGTCGCGGCGGACGAGGGGGGTGCGCAGCCGGTCCGGATCGGAATCGAGTGCTCCGAAGGCGGCGCCCTTGGGGCAGATGAAACCGCGGCTGAAGACGTCCTCGCGGTCACCGCGGGCGCCGGTGACGGCGGCGCCCTCGATGGTGAGCGTGAGGCCGCAGGTGGCTTCGCACAGGGGGCAGATGCGCAGGGCGGTGCGGGGCATGGGCCCTCCAAGGGCGGCAGGCTGCGGCACGGGCACGCGGGCGAACCGAGCATACCGACCGGTTGGGACGGAGGGGAGGGGTCTGGGGGCTCCGGTCGTGGCGAGGGGGTGGGGGTGAGAGGGTGGGGCAGCCTGGTCAGGGATCGCGGGGCCGGGGGTCAGTCCAGCACGCGGGCCAGGTAGGCGTGCATCATCGCGCGGGTTTCGGCGACGATGCCGGGATCGCCTGCCGGGTCGGTCCGGAAGGCCAGTTGGATCAGCGCGTCCGTGGCCTCGACGGCGACGAGGACGGCTCGTCGCAGCGTGGCGTCGGGGGTCAGCCCGAGGTGTGCGCAGAGCAGTTCGGTCAGGCGGGCGGCGACCAGGTCGTTGGGGTCGACCTCGGGGCCCTCGGGCGGCGGGGCGGGCACGCCGAAGTCGACGAGGGCGAAGCCGGGCACGCTCCGCTTCATGACGAGGTACTCGTCCAGGACGGCGTCGACGACGGGCCGCCAGTGGGTGGCCGGAAGGGCCGCGAGCCGGTCCGCGATGCCGTCGGCGTAGCGGTCGAGGTTGCGGTGGGCGAGGGCGATGGCCATGGCCCGCTTGTTGCCGAAGAAGCGGTAGACCGAACCGATCGGCACGCCGGCGCGCTGGGCGACGGCGCGGGTGCTGAGGTTCTCGTACCCGGTCTCGTCAAGCAGTTCGGCGCAGGCGTCGAGGATCCGGGCGAGCCGGTCGGCGCTGCGCTGCTGGACCGGGGCGCGGCGCAGGGAGTGGGCGGGAGACACGGGGTCCATCATGCCGGTCCTCGCTTCCGTGTCGAGCGCGGGCTCAGTTCAGCAGGAGGCTCAGCCCGCCGATCGTGTACGCGATCATCAGCGCGAGCAGCGGCAACTGGCCGGCCACCGCCTTCACGGGCGGAAAGAGGCGTACGGACCGGTCGTGGGCCGCGACGACGCCGAGCACGTGGCCGGTGACGACGGCGACGACCTGGAGGGCGGCGAGGCCGCCCGGACCCAGGGGCGGGGCGGGGTCGGGGGCGTTGTCAGTGCCGAGTGCCATGCTTACTGTGCGTGGTCCTTCGGTTACCAGAAGGGAGAAGTAGTGGGCGACGAGATAGCCGAGTGCGATCGGCACGAGTGAGTGCGCGAAGGCGGTGAGCGGGCGGGGGTGCGGGCCGCTGACCAGTCGGGTGGCCGCCGCGCACAGGCAGTACAGGGTGGCGACGAGGGTGATGGAAGCGAGCAGTCCGAGTGTGGCCGTGGGGGTGCGGCCGAGGGGGGAGGTCTGGAGGACGTTGATCCAGGAGGGGTTGTCGGAGAAGCCGTCGTAGGCGGTGGAGCCGAGCAGGACGCAGACGGTGGCGACGAGTCCGGGCCGCTCGGGTGTCGCGTCGAGTCCGTGGAAGGGGTTGCGCAGAACCAGCCGGCCGTCGTTGCGACGACCGAGGGGGGAGAGGCGGGCCAGGAGGGCGGAGTACACCTCGAAGGCGTCCGCGTCGTCGAACCAGCGCTCGCCGAAGCGGGCGGCGAGCAGCAGGTGGACGGCGGCGTAGGCGGCGAGGGCGATGAGGAGGGTGGTGGTGGATGCCGGATCGGGAGCGACGAGTTCGAGCCAGGTGAAGGCGAACAGCCCGGCTGCGGCGGGCCATTGGCCGAGCCGGGCGGGGAGGACGGGGAGCGGACGGTCGGGGTCGCGGCGGCGGTGGCGGGCCCGGGTGAGCAGGCGGTGCAGGGTGCGCAGCGGGTTGATCAGGCGCCAGACCGGGCCGAGGAGAAGGGAGGCGGGGACGAGTCCCACCCAGAAGAGGACGTAGACGGCGCCGGGAGCTGGGTTGCGTGCGGGGTCGTCGGGACCGAGGAGGAGGTGCAGGAGGACGGCGAGGGCGGCGGCGAGGCCGAGTCCGCGCAGGGCGGTGCGGGTGGCGGGTGCGTCGGCGGCCCGCTGGAGCGCGGCGGGCAGCGCGCGGCCCGAGCGGTCGCCGCGGAATCGGGAGGTGGACCAGAGCAGGCCCAGCGCGAGGAAGGAGACGAACAGCGCGGTGAAGGCACCGGCGAAGGCGTAGAAGGGAGAGATCGGCAGATCGTGCTGGGACCCGATCCCGTGCGCGAACGTGGTGAGCGGATCGCCGGCCCGGTACGGGACCACGCCCGAGCCGGCCCCACCACCACAGGCCCCCGAAACGGAGCCTGGCACCGAGCCCTGGACCCCGGGGGTCACCATCGCCCCACGACCCGGAGCCCGGTCCGGGTGGCGGGCTGGAGCCTGGCCCGGAGCCGGGGCTGGGGCCCTTGCCGGAGCCTGGCCCGGGGCCCGGGCTGGGGTCTGGCCTGAGGTCCGGTCCGGAGCGCGGTCCGAAGCGCGGTCCGAAGCCTGGCGCGGGGCCCGGTCCGGGGCCCGGGCCGGGGCCTGGCCTCGCCCGGGTCCCAGGTGGGCGCGCCGGGCTTGCGTCCGGGGGCCCGGTCGTAGCCAGGGCAGGGCTGGGCGCCCCTGGCCGCTCCCCCGCCGGGGGCGGTCCGGGCGGGCACGGCATGGGCCCGTGAGGTCGGCATCGGTATCGGCGGGGTCATCGGACGAGGAGCTGGGTCAGGACGAGGGCGGACTCGTGGGTCTCGACCTCGAAGAGGCCCGTACGGTCGACCGTCAGGACCAGGGTGGCCTCCTTGCCTGCGGGCAGAGCGAGTTCCTTGTCGTAGCCGTGGACGTGCAGGGTGTCCACGCGGTCGCTGGTGACGCGCAGGGCGACCCGTTCGCCGCGCTTCAGCTCGGTGCGGGCGGGAGCGGGGCTGACCTTGCCGTCCCGGACGGTGATGGTGACCGTCCGGTCCGCCTGCTCCTGCGGGGTGCTGCCGTGCTCGTGGCCACCGGGCCGGCCCGGGGCGGCCTCGGCGGTGAGCGGGGTCGTGCCCTCGACCGGCTTGCCGGACACCGCCCAGGCGGTGTGGTCGTCGGCGTACAGGCGGACGGTCAGGGTGTGCGTGCCCTCGG is part of the Streptomyces subrutilus genome and encodes:
- a CDS encoding molybdopterin-dependent oxidoreductase, whose product is MPRTALRICPLCEATCGLTLTIEGAAVTGARGDREDVFSRGFICPKGAAFGALDSDPDRLRTPLVRRDGRLQEATWEEAFDAIAAAVPAMVREYGPQAVGLVLGNPNVHTMAGALYPPLLLKAIGTRNLFTASTLDQMPKHVSSGLLFGDPFAIPVPDLDRTDFLLLLGANPVESNGSLCTAPDFPGRLKALRARGGTLVVVDPRRTRTAKLADRHLAPRPGSDALLLAALAHTLIEEKLAAPGALEESTEGIGELATALGSFTPEAVAPACDLTAAEIRTLARDLAAAPTAAVYARIGSCTVEYGTLASWLVDVLNILTGNLDRPGGALFPLSATAPAPRPPGPGKGFALGRWASRVSGHPEAKGELPTAALAEEIETEGEGRIRVLLAIAANPVLSAPDGDRLDRALAGLDFMVSVDPYLNETSRHAHVVLPPPPPSQSGHFDFAFNGFAVHNQARYSPAAVPLEEGRMDECEIHSRLILAVSGLHGAADPAGVDELAIQATLAKETAAPHSPLHGQDPARLAGLLTGGSGPERRLDLLLRLGPYGDRFGAAAAEPPPNTAADGGADGRVDRAAAGPDAGVAVPGLSLERLLAEPHGIDLGPLEPRLPGVLKTRSGRIELLPDPIAAELPRLRTALADRPAALVLVGRRHLRSNNSWMHNVPALTGGSNRCTLQVHPQDADRLGLTDGGRARITADGGSLDVPVEITDTLRTGVVSLPHGWGHDRAGTRLSVAAATPGANVNQLLDGTRLDPLSGTAVLNGFPVVLTPLP
- a CDS encoding TetR/AcrR family transcriptional regulator, giving the protein MDPVSPAHSLRRAPVQQRSADRLARILDACAELLDETGYENLSTRAVAQRAGVPIGSVYRFFGNKRAMAIALAHRNLDRYADGIADRLAALPATHWRPVVDAVLDEYLVMKRSVPGFALVDFGVPAPPPEGPEVDPNDLVAARLTELLCAHLGLTPDATLRRAVLVAVEATDALIQLAFRTDPAGDPGIVAETRAMMHAYLARVLD